The genomic interval CTACGCCGCCGCTGCTCAATCTGGTGTACGTCCTCTTCGGCGCGCACTTGCGCGGTACAGATCAGGCGTGTGACGTCATGCTTGATACGCTCCAGCATATCCGCAAACAGCTCGAAAGATTCACGCTTGAACTCCTGTTTGGGATTCTTTTGTGCGTATCCGCGCAGGTGTATGCCCTGACGCAGGTAATCCATGGCTGCAAGATGATCCTTCCAGAGGGCATCCAGCACCTGCAGCATGACGGCTTTTTCAAGATGGCGCATGACGTTACTGCCGATGGATTCTTCACGCGTCTTCATCGTCTGTTCAATTTCGTCGTGGATGCGGCTGCGCAGGGTTTCCTCATGTAGCGTAGCGTCACCCTCCAGCCATGCGGCGATGGGCAGGGTCATGCCGAGTTCGGACTGTAAGGCAGTCTCCAGCCCGGGAATATCCCATTGCTCTTCCAGGCTTGCGCGCGGCATGTGGGCATTGATGATCTCGTCAACCACATTGCTGCGGATGATGGTAACCGTCTCGGAGATGTCATCGCTGCCCATCAACTCATTGCGCTGCTCGTAGATTACCTTGCGCTGGTCGTTGGCCACGTCATCGTATTCCAGCAACTGCTTGCGGATATCAAAGTTGCGGCCCTCCACCTTGCGCTGCGCATTCTCGATCGCCTTGGTTACCCACGGGTGTTCGATTGCCTCGCCTTCGTTCATGCCGAGTTTCTGCATCAGCCCGGCCACCCGCTCGGAGGCGAAGATACGCATCAGGTTGTCTTCGAGCGAGAGGTAAAAACGGCTGGAGCCCTGGTCGCCCTGGCGCCCTGAGCGCCCGCGTAACTGGTTGTCGATGCGACGCGACTCGTGACGCTCGGTGCCGATGATGTGCAGGCCGCCGCTGGCAAGGACTTCGTCATGCCGCGTCTGCCACATCTCGCGCAGGCGGGTTGTGGTCGCCTGGTCCGGGTTGTCGAGCGCGGCCAGCTCGGCTTCGAGGCTGCCACCCAGTACGATGTCGGTGCCGCGCCCGGCCATGTTGGTGGCGATGGTCACCGTGCCGGGTCGTCCAGCCTGCGCCACGATTTCCGCTTCGCGCTCATGAAACTTGGCGTTCAATACCTGATGCGTGATGCCCTCCTTGTCCAGCAGACGCGAGAGGTGCTCGGAGGTTTCGATTGAGGCGGTACCCACCAGTACCGGCTGGCGGCGGACTTGGCAGGCCTTGATATCCTCGATGATGGCGTTGAATTTTTCGCCTGCGGTAAGGTATACCAGGTCGCCATAGTCCTTGCGCACCATCGGCTTGTGGGTCGGGATCACGACCACCTCAAGGCCGTAAATCTGCTGGAATTCGTAGGCCTCGGTATCCGCCGTGCCGGTCATGCCCGAGAGCTTGTGGTAGAGGCGGAAATAATTCTGGAAGGTGATCGAGGCGAGCGTCTGGTTTTCGCTCTGGATGCGCACGCCTTCCTTGGCCTCAACGGCCTGGTGCAGCCCCTCCGACCAGCGCCGACCCGGCATGGTGCGCCCGGTGAACTCATCGACGATGACGACCTGGTTGTCCTTGACGATATAGTCCACGTTGCGCTGGAATAGTGCGTGCGCGCGCAGTGCGGCATGCAGATGATGCATGAGCATGATGTTGGCGCTGTCATACAGGCTTTCACCTTCCTGCAGGATACCGGCCTCCGCCAGCAGTTCCTCGACGTGCTGGTGCCCATGCTCCGACAACAGCACGTTGCGGTCTTTTTCTTCCACCAGGTAATCACCGGGTGAGTCTGCGTCTGCCTGACGTGTGAGGCGGGGAATGAGCGCATTGATTTTCAGGTACAGATCGGAACTGTTTTCAGTCGCACCTGAAATGATCAGCGGCGTACGTGCCTCGTCAATCAGGATGGAGTCGACCTCATCGACGATGGCATAATACTGGCCGCGTTGCATGCGTTCGCTGCTGGCAAACGCCATGTTGTCGCGCAGATAATCGAAACCGAATTCATTGTTGGTGCCATAGGTGATGTCGGCGGCATAGGCGACACGTTTCTCCTCACCGCTCATGCCTGCTACCACGATGCCGGTGGTGAGGCCGAGAAACGCGTACAGCTTTCCCATCCAGCGCGCATCACGTCGCGCCAGGTAATCATTGACCGTGATGACATGCACGCCTTTCCCGGGCAGGGCGTTGAGGTAGGCGGCGAGGGTGGCAACCAGCGTCTTGCCCTCACCGGTGCGCATCTCGGCGATTTTGCCGTCGTTCAGTACCATGCCGCCGATCAGCTGCGCATCAAAATGGCGCATGTTGAGCGCCCGCTTGCCGGCCTCACGTACGGTAGCGAAGGCCTCAGGCAGCAGGGCTTCCAGGGCTTCGCCCTGCGCCAGGCGGGCGCGGAACTCGTCAGTCTTGGCTGCCAGCGTCGCATCGGACAGGCTGGCAAGCCCTGGCTCCAGGGCGTTGATCTGCGCCACCATCTTGAGTGTGCGCTTCAAAAGCCGCTCATTGCGGCTACCGAAAATTTTGTTTAACAGTTTGCTGGCCATGGTTCGATGATAATCCCGGGTGCGGGCGCCTCGGGTGAGGCGCAATCAAGGCTGCTCGACGGGTTTTTGGTGGGGTAGTATAGTACTACGTTGAGAGTCTGGACGTATGACATTACCGCGCCATATAAATGATTTGTTGGAGACGGCCTCCGTCGCCCGTCTGGTGCGACACACGCAGCACGTGCGGCGTGCGACCGGGATATTGCATGGGTGTGTGGGCGAGCAGATGGCCGGACATTGTTTGGTGGCGAATGTGCGCGCCGATGTGCTTATAATTCATACGGATACGCCTGCCTGGGCGGCCAAACTCCGCTTCCAGGTGGCAGCCTTGCTTAAGCAGTTCAGACAGGAGACGGATTTCGCAGGGCTGCGCACTATCCACATCAAATCTTTTCCCGCCAGCCATCCCGGCAGCTGAGCGGTGCAAGGGTATCCAGGCGTCAGTGGCTGGCGGTGACGGGTTGCATGAAGGAAATAGGCGCGTGGCGCTCGTCATCGAAGGTGACCAGTTCCCACGCGTTTTCGTCGGCGATGAGGGTGCGCAACAGGTGGTTGTTCAGCGCATGGCCTGACTTGTGGCCACTGAAGGCACCGATGAGGCTGCGCCCAAGCAGGTACAGGTCGCCGATGGCATCCAGAATCTTGTGTTTGACGAATTCATCGTCGTAGCGCAGGCCGTCTTCGTTGAGGATGCGGTAATCATCCATCACGATGGCGTTATCCAGGCTGCCACCCAGGGCCAGACCGCGTTCGCGCAGCAGCTCCACTTCGCGCATGAAGCCAAAGGTGCGTGCGCGGCTTACTTCCTTCACGAACGAAGTGGTGGAGAAGTCGATGGACGCCTCACGGTGGCTGTCCTTGAACAGGGGGTGGTTGAAGTCGATGCTGAAGGCGACCTTGAAGCCATTGAAGGGCTCAAAACGGGCCCACTTGTCGCCATCTTCTACCTTCACGGTGTGCTTGATGCGGATGAAGTGCTTGGGTGCGTTTTGCTCTTCGATACCGGCCGACTGGATCAGGAATACAAACGGACCGGCACTGCCGTCCATGATGGGTACTTCGGCGGCGCTGAGATCAATATAGGCGTTGTCCACGCCCAGACCCGCGAGTGCCGACAGCAGATGTTCAACCGTGGAGATGCGCACATCGCCGCTTACCAGTGTCGTAGAGAGTTGGGTGTCCCCCACATTTTCCGGGCGGGCCTGGATCTCGACCGGCACCGGCAGGTCAACGCGACGGAACACGATGCCGGTGTTGATGGCAGCGGGTCGCAGCGTAAGGTAGATCTTCTCCCCGGTGTGCAGGCCAACCCCAGTGGCCCTGATAACATTGCGCAACGTGCGTTGTTTTATCATTCTTCCCCGTTCCCTGTGCAAAGGGTGGTTATAATTCAGACAGATAGCAATGTTATCACAGGAAAATGGCCTTTGCCTAGCCTGTCCTGGCCGTCATTCCAGTATAAGTGACTGATTCCCCTTGGCTCATTAGCCGGTCTGGATGTGCGGCGGCAGGGTCAGTTTGGGCCTGTGGCCAGAACCGCTGCCATCTCAGTCTGCCTGCCGGCGCAGAAAGGCCGGGATGTCGAGGTAGTCGAGATTGCCGTCGGTGTTGCCAGAGAAGCGTTCGCCGCCTGCCACCTGATTGCGGATTATCGTGGGGCGCTCCAGTTGGCCGTAATCCACGACCGGACTGGTGCTCTTTTGTACCAGGCGTACAGGTCGCTCTTCGCTCCGGGCGCTCTGGCCCAGACCAGTGGCCACAACGGTGACGCGCATTTCCTCGTTCATTTCAGGATCGAGCACGGTGCCTACCACCACGGTGGCGTTATCGGAGGCCAGTTCCTTCACGGCGTTGCCGACCTCCTCGAATTCCCCGATCGACATATTGAGGCCGGCGGTCACATTCACCAGGATGCCGCGTGCGCCTGCCAGGCTGATGTTTTCCAGCAGCGGGCTGGCAACGGCTAACTCGG from Gammaproteobacteria bacterium carries:
- the secA gene encoding preprotein translocase subunit SecA, whose translation is MASKLLNKIFGSRNERLLKRTLKMVAQINALEPGLASLSDATLAAKTDEFRARLAQGEALEALLPEAFATVREAGKRALNMRHFDAQLIGGMVLNDGKIAEMRTGEGKTLVATLAAYLNALPGKGVHVITVNDYLARRDARWMGKLYAFLGLTTGIVVAGMSGEEKRVAYAADITYGTNNEFGFDYLRDNMAFASSERMQRGQYYAIVDEVDSILIDEARTPLIISGATENSSDLYLKINALIPRLTRQADADSPGDYLVEEKDRNVLLSEHGHQHVEELLAEAGILQEGESLYDSANIMLMHHLHAALRAHALFQRNVDYIVKDNQVVIVDEFTGRTMPGRRWSEGLHQAVEAKEGVRIQSENQTLASITFQNYFRLYHKLSGMTGTADTEAYEFQQIYGLEVVVIPTHKPMVRKDYGDLVYLTAGEKFNAIIEDIKACQVRRQPVLVGTASIETSEHLSRLLDKEGITHQVLNAKFHEREAEIVAQAGRPGTVTIATNMAGRGTDIVLGGSLEAELAALDNPDQATTTRLREMWQTRHDEVLASGGLHIIGTERHESRRIDNQLRGRSGRQGDQGSSRFYLSLEDNLMRIFASERVAGLMQKLGMNEGEAIEHPWVTKAIENAQRKVEGRNFDIRKQLLEYDDVANDQRKVIYEQRNELMGSDDISETVTIIRSNVVDEIINAHMPRASLEEQWDIPGLETALQSELGMTLPIAAWLEGDATLHEETLRSRIHDEIEQTMKTREESIGSNVMRHLEKAVMLQVLDALWKDHLAAMDYLRQGIHLRGYAQKNPKQEFKRESFELFADMLERIKHDVTRLICTAQVRAEEDVHQIEQRRRSATNMQFQHAAASALTTASEATPDTATAEPASPFVRRERKVGRNEPCPCGSGKKYKQCHGTLD
- a CDS encoding DUF721 domain-containing protein; its protein translation is MTLPRHINDLLETASVARLVRHTQHVRRATGILHGCVGEQMAGHCLVANVRADVLIIHTDTPAWAAKLRFQVAALLKQFRQETDFAGLRTIHIKSFPASHPGS
- the lpxC gene encoding UDP-3-O-acyl-N-acetylglucosamine deacetylase; its protein translation is MIKQRTLRNVIRATGVGLHTGEKIYLTLRPAAINTGIVFRRVDLPVPVEIQARPENVGDTQLSTTLVSGDVRISTVEHLLSALAGLGVDNAYIDLSAAEVPIMDGSAGPFVFLIQSAGIEEQNAPKHFIRIKHTVKVEDGDKWARFEPFNGFKVAFSIDFNHPLFKDSHREASIDFSTTSFVKEVSRARTFGFMREVELLRERGLALGGSLDNAIVMDDYRILNEDGLRYDDEFVKHKILDAIGDLYLLGRSLIGAFSGHKSGHALNNHLLRTLIADENAWELVTFDDERHAPISFMQPVTASH